The following proteins come from a genomic window of Anopheles ziemanni chromosome 3, idAnoZiCoDA_A2_x.2, whole genome shotgun sequence:
- the LOC131284969 gene encoding uncharacterized protein LOC131284969, translated as MHFLGFEQKHSVNIKELQDGHFIMPVTIVFTTFIVFLCLVFALSFRPKESNNTPEPFPEPVCGQIAQLLDRCFHNYTPSVAVELLHSVQIPETVEQIGSRCVLFDRGMQCVERYLEVCVDGKERLIIDNEVYGAKRLYAFLCRDRAFQQEFLWHKGCFQHVHHDLDECSKEFVDILKVEIARTSEQSFNLQYMHFCCARYAYENCVYQSARYKCRPDSAVFLRRVAKLLSTDRHFANCDKIEHEICSADRPTRGTLGISVGLSLLPVVGNFFSP; from the exons ATTGTTTTCACAAcctttattgtttttctctgCCTTGTTTTCGCTCTTTCATTTCGTCCAAAAGAATCCAACAACACACCCGAACCCTTCCCGGAACCAGTGTGTGGCCAGATTGCGCAATTGCTGGACAGATGCTTCCATAACTACACGCCGAGCGTTGCCGTGGAGCTGCTGCACAGTGTACAGATACCGGAAACGGTGGAGCAAATCGGCAGCCGTTGCGT CCTGTTCGACCGGGGCATGCAGTGTGTGGAGCGTTACCTGGAAGTGTGCGTGGACGGCAAGGAGCGGCTCATCATCGACAACGAGGTGTACGGGGCGAAGCGGCTGTACGCGTTCCTCTGCCGGGACCGGGCGTTCCAGCAAG AGTTCCTTTGGCACAAGGGATGTTTCCAGCATGTGCACCACGACCTCGATGAGTGCTCGAAGGAGTTTGTCGACATCCTGAAGGTGGAGATCGCCCGGACTTCGGAACAATCCTTCAACTTGCAGTACATGCACTTTTGCTG CGCACGCTATGCGTACGAAAACTGCGTGTACCAGAGCGCCCGGTACAAATGCCGGCCGGATTCTGCCGTCTTCCTGCGTCGTGTAGCCAAGCTGCTCTCCACGGACCGACACTTTGCGAACTGTGATAAGATCGAGCATGAAATCTGCTCGGCCGATCGGCCGACCCGAGGCACTCTGGGGATTTCCGTTGGGCTTTCGCTGCTACCGGTGGTGGGGAACTTTTTCTCACCGTAA